The genomic DNA CGAACGGCCAATTTCAAGCAGTTCCGTATCGGTATAGTCCGCGAGCAGATAATGATTCGATTCCGGAAAACGGCTTCGCAGACCGGGATTCGCTTTCAGGAAATCACGCATTTCTTCCGGATAACCGGCAAGAACGACGGCAAACCGACCGGCGTATTCTCCGCTCGTCATCGCCGCAACGAGCGTATCGATTGCTGCCTGTCCGTAATCATTGCCGCTTTGACCGGCCCGTTTTAAGGCATAAGCCTCGTCAATGAACAGGACACCGCCGACCGCTTCGCGGACTTTACTCATGACCTGTTCTTCCGTCTGACCGACAAACGCACCGACGAGCGACGACCGGTCCGTCTCGACGACTTCCGGGCGTTCGAGCAGACCGAGTTCATGATAGATTTTCGCCATCAACCGGGCAAGGGTCGTCTTACCGGTCCCGGGATTCCCCATGAAAATCATATGGAGTGACGGTTGATCACTCGAACGGTAACCGTCCGACGTCCGTTTTTGCTGATACTTTAGGAAACGGTACATCTGATGGACCCGCAACTTGATGTCATCGAGACCAATCATCGCATCGAGTTCTTCAAGTGCCGACCGTTCGACCTGTTTGATTTCTGCCGGAAGCAGCGCGACGACCCGGCGTAAATCCTGTAGCGCCGTCGCTTTCAGTTCTGTCATCTCCCGGAAGGCGTCACGCGAATAAAACCGTTCCTGTAAGCTGTCGAGAAACTCCGTCGCGATCTGTTCGAGTGTCGCGCTCGACAACAGCAATGCTTTGCCAGCCTCAAACAGTTCCGACCAGCGCGCGGCATCAATCCGGCGCAACCGTTCCGTCTGTTCAACGACCTGTTCCGTCTCGTGCAGGATTTGATTGGCTTGTTGAATCAATTCCTTTGTCGCTGACCGTTTCGCATTGGCATTGTCCGTCTCACGGATCGTCGGAAAGGTGTTGGCGACGAGCAATTGATAACTGCTTTGGAGTTGTTGTTCGATCAACAACTGTTCGAGTCGTTCCGGCAGACGATCGTGTTGACGGATTTCCTGCATCCAACTCTCGGCCAACGCATCAATCCGTCCCGTCATGATGTAACGGTGTTCGACGAGTAAGGCTAAAATCCGGACTAACGCTTCCGTTTCCTGTAATAGACGGCTGCTTTGGGCATAACGTAAGGCCAGGACTTCTTCGACCTTTGAGCCCTCTTCCCACGCCGCAATTTGTTTGAACATCTCCTCTTTTGAGAACGTCTCCATGTATTGATTCCTCCTGCTTCTCGAAAAAACCGACTTTGGTCGCCACGGTGTGACGCTCAAGTCGGTCTGTCCTCATTTAGCTTTTAACCAGTTTGGATCGAATGTATCCAGTGTCTCGATCTTTTTCATCTTGACGGAGTAGAACAGCTTTCCATTATTACGCGATTCGGCTCCGAGTACTTTCGACCGGTCGGACGCGACATAGTATGTCGCCTCTTCCGCATTGTCGTCCTTGTCAAAGAAGGATGGATACTGTTTGATCCATTCTTTCGGGACTGTACTCGACGGCTCTTTTTTGACATAGACGTCAGCTGCATTTCCGGCGATGTCGGCTTCACCTTCGACTTGACCAAAATCACCGTCTTCAATGAACTTGATGATCTGTTCGTTAAAGCCGCGTGACAGGAACGGACGCGGCGCACTGACACTCTTCGATGCTTTCGTCTCATTCAAGAGTTTACCGGCTGCATCGTACTCGCGGAACATCTTGCCGTCCCAAATCGCCATCGTTCCTTTGGATGGACCGTCGATGACTTCTGTCCGGAAGTGCCCTTTATCATCAAAAACGACTTCATACGTCCGTGTCTCGAGTGCATCTTCCGTCGTCGACAATTTCTTTTCGACATATTGGATCCGCGACATCGTATAAAACGGTTTGACCGGAGCTGCTTTATCTTCATTAGCGGTCTGTGTCTTATTCAAAAGGTAAAAATTATAGGCAAGGAGTATCGCCATTGC from Exiguobacterium sibiricum 7-3 includes the following:
- a CDS encoding AAA family ATPase, with the protein product METFSKEEMFKQIAAWEEGSKVEEVLALRYAQSSRLLQETEALVRILALLVEHRYIMTGRIDALAESWMQEIRQHDRLPERLEQLLIEQQLQSSYQLLVANTFPTIRETDNANAKRSATKELIQQANQILHETEQVVEQTERLRRIDAARWSELFEAGKALLLSSATLEQIATEFLDSLQERFYSRDAFREMTELKATALQDLRRVVALLPAEIKQVERSALEELDAMIGLDDIKLRVHQMYRFLKYQQKRTSDGYRSSDQPSLHMIFMGNPGTGKTTLARLMAKIYHELGLLERPEVVETDRSSLVGAFVGQTEEQVMSKVREAVGGVLFIDEAYALKRAGQSGNDYGQAAIDTLVAAMTSGEYAGRFAVVLAGYPEEMRDFLKANPGLRSRFPESNHYLLADYTDTELLEIGRSIATVNDYVLTEQAERALLSRLERERVDASFGNGRAVRNIVLDAIFKKGASLGESASHEDFALLEQSDFELVASDDSTVEERLEQLVGLQPLKAEIKQIQALLSMQKRRQEAGFKVLPVELHAVFSGNSGTGKTTVAALYADVLRQCGYLKRGHLKVVSRADLVSGYVGQTAQQTRDVIRDALGGVLFIDEAYALNGGANDFGKEAIDTLVDEMTKHADNLVVVLAGYEQPMQALLASNPGLKSRFKREFHFPNYAKEELIEIIINYAAQYGYQLTDEAKQTLEQMIETVPNGNARAAITIVERAIAKQSVRLIDKLSLTGSEWSYLEKEDF